In Microbulbifer celer, a single window of DNA contains:
- a CDS encoding NAD(P)/FAD-dependent oxidoreductase, translating to MSATGTVSKLLGHTDSYYAASANAAPSFGALEQEVQADVCIIGAGYTGLSSALHLAEAGYDVVVLEAERVAWGASGRNGGHVGVGQRKGQEDLEKMLGFDTAKTLWDLGLEAVDLVEDLVTRHNIQCDLKRGIMHLAAKPGDAPDLKQEAEMLQSRYGYDKIRYAEKDEVRSLVGSDSFHGGQIDSGSLHLHPLNYALGLAEAAVKAGVRFYEHSRVTDYTGGNPCVIRTAKGVVRARNLVLACNGYLGKLEPRLAGKIMPINNFVLATEPLSDDLAQELIANDYALQDTLFVINYWKLSGDNRLVFGGGENYSSRFPQDIRSFVRKYMLRIYPQLSDTRIDYGWGGTLAITLNRMPSIGRLEPNVYYSQGYSGHGVPTATFAGKLLSEVIAGTEERFDILSRIPTPSFPGGTLLRWPGLVAGMLYYSLKDKLGR from the coding sequence ATGTCTGCCACTGGAACTGTCAGCAAGCTGTTGGGCCATACCGATTCATACTATGCGGCGAGCGCCAACGCCGCGCCTTCTTTTGGTGCTCTGGAGCAAGAGGTTCAGGCGGATGTGTGCATTATCGGTGCGGGCTACACGGGTCTCTCCAGTGCCTTGCACCTCGCTGAAGCAGGTTATGACGTAGTGGTGCTGGAAGCCGAGCGCGTTGCCTGGGGCGCCTCCGGCCGCAATGGCGGTCATGTGGGAGTAGGGCAGCGCAAGGGGCAGGAGGACCTGGAAAAGATGCTCGGGTTCGATACCGCCAAGACTCTGTGGGACCTGGGCCTGGAGGCGGTGGATCTCGTGGAAGATCTGGTGACGCGCCACAATATCCAGTGCGACCTCAAGCGCGGTATCATGCATCTCGCGGCCAAACCCGGGGATGCCCCGGACCTGAAACAAGAGGCCGAGATGCTTCAGAGCCGCTACGGATACGACAAGATCCGCTACGCGGAAAAGGATGAAGTTCGGAGCCTGGTTGGCTCAGATAGCTTCCATGGCGGGCAGATCGATAGTGGGTCGCTACACCTGCATCCGTTGAATTACGCACTGGGGCTGGCGGAGGCCGCAGTGAAGGCGGGGGTCCGTTTCTACGAACACAGTCGCGTTACGGACTACACCGGGGGAAACCCCTGTGTCATCAGGACAGCGAAAGGCGTGGTGCGTGCGCGGAACCTGGTGCTGGCGTGTAATGGCTATCTCGGCAAACTCGAGCCGCGACTCGCGGGCAAAATCATGCCCATCAACAACTTTGTGCTGGCCACCGAGCCCCTTTCAGATGACTTGGCACAGGAATTGATAGCGAACGACTACGCGCTACAAGACACCCTGTTTGTGATCAATTATTGGAAACTGTCTGGTGACAACCGGCTGGTTTTCGGGGGCGGCGAGAACTACTCCTCCCGTTTTCCCCAGGATATCCGTTCGTTTGTGCGCAAATACATGCTGCGTATCTACCCGCAGCTGTCGGATACCCGGATTGATTACGGTTGGGGGGGGACCCTGGCGATCACCCTGAACCGGATGCCTAGCATCGGCCGGCTTGAGCCGAATGTCTATTACAGCCAGGGGTATTCGGGCCACGGCGTGCCCACGGCCACCTTTGCCGGCAAATTGCTCTCAGAAGTGATTGCCGGAACAGAGGAGAGGTTTGATATATTGTCGCGCATTCCGACACCCAGCTTTCCCGGTGGAACGCTGTTACGTTGGCCCGGGCTGGTAGCGGGAATGCTCTACTACAGCTTGAAGGATAAGCTGGGCCGGTGA
- a CDS encoding TonB-dependent receptor: MSFTCKAFEAKKCVLASAVGAVVFTVSGGATAAPEIEEVTVTAQMRAESLKDVPMAVSAFTGDTVKNGNLSDFKDLFALTPGVSGETNDSFFDSVSVRGVNNNSFGSGSDPALGIFLDGVYQSRTGATPSMYDLERVEVVKGPQGTLFGRNTASGAISMVSRKPGEVFAGDISVGAGQYGRTELEGGVDVPVSEDLAVRIAGKHFSQDGHVENLSGGPDLGASELNAMRMTAVYDGFDNTTVTLLAQYEDREGDGTIYRAFDSGAGYAYEIPEGDYDQVYNDTQGVDESEIADVMLTVDHELASGHTFTSITGYKTHNYTYVEDFDGTPEPIDTYERDQSGDFFSQEFRLTSNSAGPFNYVLGASYYQEEVNAYFAGIDNEDFICDGIYADEWEEGLETFDTCDRLPQDVLDEAFGFEGEPWEYAPDNLSIEAADTLGDYSGWGVFANTTYDMTEATTLGLGVRYTQDQKTYDVVSPWPDTWTGGWNYQAMYTDEDGITGDHTWDNVSGRVTLTHVISEALTTYASVATGYKSGGFDYLSYHITDPAYGDSDDSQYDWLDEQGYEVNADNAEPSRFDEETVLSYELGIKARLLDNRLALNAAAFQYSYEDMQQAFWVGAAAITRNVGESEGRGLEVDARWLITDNLDLYWGAALLDTEFNGAPEELCDACNGNEMAFSPKFSSATVLTYTQATGFGELSYAGEYTYTGEQWSDLENTEAVKLGARNVFNLRLALTSPDDSWTAGLYAENLTGEEYYNWGYATALYNLPATQTDPSRGRVVGVNLDYRF; this comes from the coding sequence ATGTCGTTTACCTGCAAGGCTTTCGAAGCGAAAAAATGTGTGCTGGCGTCCGCCGTCGGTGCAGTGGTATTTACCGTCAGTGGCGGTGCTACGGCGGCACCTGAAATCGAGGAAGTAACGGTTACGGCGCAGATGCGTGCGGAATCGCTGAAAGATGTGCCGATGGCGGTCAGCGCCTTTACTGGCGATACGGTCAAGAACGGTAACTTGAGTGACTTCAAAGATCTGTTTGCCCTGACCCCCGGCGTCTCCGGTGAGACCAACGACTCTTTCTTCGACTCCGTCTCTGTGCGCGGAGTCAACAACAACAGTTTTGGAAGCGGCAGCGATCCGGCACTGGGTATCTTCCTGGACGGTGTGTATCAGAGTCGCACTGGCGCCACGCCCAGTATGTATGACCTGGAGCGGGTCGAGGTAGTCAAGGGGCCTCAGGGCACGCTGTTCGGCCGCAATACAGCCTCTGGTGCCATCTCCATGGTTTCTCGGAAACCCGGTGAAGTTTTTGCCGGCGATATCTCCGTAGGGGCGGGCCAATATGGTCGCACAGAACTGGAAGGCGGCGTAGACGTGCCGGTGAGTGAAGACCTGGCAGTGCGTATCGCGGGCAAGCACTTCTCCCAGGACGGCCATGTTGAAAACCTGTCAGGTGGCCCGGATCTGGGCGCCAGCGAACTGAACGCCATGCGTATGACTGCGGTCTACGACGGTTTTGACAATACCACCGTGACCCTGCTGGCCCAGTACGAGGATCGAGAAGGGGATGGCACCATCTATCGGGCTTTCGATAGCGGTGCAGGCTATGCCTATGAGATCCCGGAAGGCGATTACGACCAAGTCTATAACGATACGCAGGGCGTGGATGAGTCAGAAATCGCTGACGTTATGCTGACCGTCGATCATGAGCTTGCCAGTGGTCATACTTTCACGTCCATTACCGGCTACAAAACGCACAATTACACTTATGTAGAAGATTTCGACGGTACTCCCGAGCCGATCGATACCTACGAGCGCGATCAGTCCGGCGATTTCTTCAGCCAGGAATTCCGCCTCACTTCCAACAGTGCCGGTCCTTTCAATTACGTACTGGGTGCGTCTTACTATCAGGAAGAGGTCAACGCCTATTTTGCCGGCATTGACAACGAAGATTTTATCTGTGACGGCATTTATGCAGATGAATGGGAAGAGGGCCTGGAAACCTTCGATACCTGTGACAGGCTGCCGCAGGATGTGTTGGACGAAGCCTTCGGGTTTGAGGGCGAGCCGTGGGAATACGCCCCGGACAACCTCTCTATCGAAGCTGCCGATACCCTGGGGGATTATTCCGGTTGGGGTGTGTTCGCCAATACTACCTACGACATGACCGAAGCCACCACCCTGGGACTCGGCGTGCGCTACACCCAGGATCAGAAAACGTACGACGTGGTTTCTCCCTGGCCCGACACCTGGACCGGCGGCTGGAACTATCAGGCCATGTATACCGATGAAGACGGCATCACTGGCGATCATACCTGGGACAATGTCTCTGGCCGTGTGACCCTGACGCACGTTATCAGTGAGGCATTGACAACTTACGCCAGCGTTGCCACCGGCTACAAATCCGGTGGCTTCGATTACCTTTCCTACCACATCACGGATCCGGCCTACGGCGATTCTGACGATAGCCAGTACGACTGGCTTGACGAACAAGGCTACGAGGTCAACGCAGATAACGCTGAGCCCAGCCGTTTCGATGAAGAAACCGTGTTGTCTTACGAGCTGGGCATCAAGGCCCGCCTGCTGGACAACCGCCTGGCTTTGAACGCAGCTGCCTTCCAGTACTCCTATGAAGATATGCAGCAAGCTTTCTGGGTAGGTGCCGCTGCAATTACCCGCAACGTCGGCGAGTCTGAAGGTCGCGGCCTGGAAGTCGATGCACGCTGGCTGATCACCGACAATCTGGATCTGTACTGGGGCGCAGCGCTGCTGGATACCGAGTTCAACGGTGCTCCAGAAGAATTGTGTGATGCCTGTAATGGCAACGAGATGGCATTCTCGCCGAAGTTCTCCTCGGCTACAGTGCTGACTTACACCCAGGCCACCGGCTTTGGTGAACTGTCTTACGCCGGTGAGTACACCTACACCGGCGAGCAGTGGTCTGATCTGGAGAATACCGAGGCAGTGAAGCTGGGTGCGCGCAATGTATTCAACCTTCGTCTCGCACTGACTTCCCCGGACGATTCCTGGACCGCCGGCCTCTACGCCGAGAACCTCACCGGTGAGGAGTACTACAACTGGGGTTACGCCACCGCACTGTACAATCTGCCGGCAACGCAGACGGATCCTTCTCGCGGCCGCGTGGTGGGAGTCAACCTGGATTACCGCTTCTGA
- a CDS encoding TetR/AcrR family transcriptional regulator, with protein sequence MSTAEQNRRKNQLTPRREPVQKRARERARQILDMTGKLLEQVGLNDLTTILIARELGVSVGSVYHYFPNKHAILYAMGEQWLASLTERLDELAATDLESLELRSFLEELLNRWLSVYQEQRGLLPLVQAMWGIPELHELDERHDEMVINHLVGMFRRLNFSTPPNESNRLARATLETCHAMLLVVVNQEGVRAERTKNDLLNMLMVLLEPHRQDSQPSGLDDVEAP encoded by the coding sequence GTGTCGACCGCAGAACAGAATCGCCGTAAGAACCAGCTGACACCCCGCCGAGAGCCCGTCCAGAAAAGGGCCCGTGAGCGCGCCCGGCAGATATTGGACATGACCGGCAAGTTGCTGGAACAGGTGGGCCTGAACGATCTCACCACCATCCTGATCGCCAGGGAACTCGGGGTTTCAGTGGGCTCGGTTTATCATTACTTTCCCAATAAGCACGCCATTCTGTACGCAATGGGGGAACAGTGGCTCGCCAGCCTTACAGAGCGCCTGGATGAGCTGGCGGCGACTGACCTGGAATCACTCGAGTTGCGGTCTTTCCTCGAAGAATTACTCAACAGGTGGTTGTCGGTCTACCAGGAGCAGCGCGGTCTATTGCCCCTGGTTCAGGCCATGTGGGGGATCCCGGAGCTGCACGAGCTGGATGAGCGTCACGATGAGATGGTCATCAATCACCTGGTAGGCATGTTCCGTCGTCTGAACTTCAGCACGCCGCCCAATGAGAGCAATCGACTTGCCCGCGCCACCCTGGAAACCTGCCATGCCATGCTGCTGGTGGTCGTCAATCAGGAAGGCGTGCGCGCGGAGCGCACAAAAAATGACCTTCTTAATATGTTGATGGTATTGCTGGAACCCCATCGACAGGATTCTCAACCCTCGGGTCTCGATGATGTGGAGGCGCCGTGA
- a CDS encoding 5'-nucleotidase: MSPQNPAEKLIIAISSRALFDLRESHLVYEEQGVDAFAAYQIERENDILPRGDAFALVEKFLQINQRLEGAPRVEVILLSRNSADTGLRVFNSIEHYGLGITRAAFCNGESPYRYIAPFGCHLFLSTDGNDVRRALEQGVAAATLIAGGARERGDDVLRFAFDGDAVLFSDEAEQIFKRDGLAAFTTAERASARQPLGGGPFKGFLEALQALQAEFHAESCPIRTALVTARSAPAHERVIRTLRAWNIRIDESIFLGGLPKGEFLRSFGADVFFDDQPNHCASAAEHVATGHVPHGIANAES; the protein is encoded by the coding sequence GTGAGTCCGCAGAATCCCGCCGAAAAACTGATCATTGCGATTTCCTCCCGAGCCCTGTTTGATCTCCGGGAAAGCCATCTGGTGTATGAAGAGCAGGGCGTTGATGCTTTTGCGGCATATCAGATCGAGCGCGAGAACGATATTCTGCCCAGAGGCGACGCCTTTGCGCTGGTGGAGAAGTTCCTGCAGATCAATCAGCGATTGGAGGGCGCGCCGCGGGTGGAGGTCATCCTGCTGTCTCGCAATAGCGCCGATACGGGATTGCGGGTGTTCAACTCCATCGAACACTACGGCCTGGGTATAACCCGTGCGGCTTTCTGTAATGGGGAAAGCCCTTACCGCTATATCGCCCCATTTGGTTGTCATCTGTTTCTATCTACCGATGGCAACGACGTGCGCCGGGCGCTGGAGCAGGGCGTGGCAGCGGCCACGCTCATCGCCGGTGGCGCCCGCGAAAGGGGAGACGACGTGCTGCGCTTCGCGTTTGATGGTGATGCGGTACTCTTTTCCGATGAGGCAGAGCAGATATTCAAGCGTGACGGCCTGGCGGCGTTTACCACCGCCGAGCGCGCCTCCGCGCGCCAGCCCCTGGGGGGCGGGCCGTTCAAAGGCTTTCTGGAAGCGCTGCAGGCTCTGCAGGCAGAATTCCATGCAGAGAGCTGTCCCATTCGCACTGCGCTGGTGACCGCGCGCTCTGCGCCGGCGCACGAGCGGGTCATCCGGACTCTGCGCGCCTGGAATATTCGTATCGATGAATCCATTTTCCTCGGCGGTCTGCCCAAGGGGGAGTTTCTGCGTTCCTTTGGTGCCGATGTCTTTTTTGACGATCAACCCAACCACTGCGCCTCTGCCGCAGAACATGTAGCCACCGGCCATGTCCCTCACGGTATCGCCAACGCTGAAAGCTGA
- the cysB gene encoding HTH-type transcriptional regulator CysB, which produces MKLQQLRYIWEVAHHDLNVSATAQSLYTSQPGISKQIRLLEDELGVEIFARSGKHLTRVTPAGEAILKTAGEIMRKVENIKQVAQEFSNDKRGSLAIATTHTQARYALPPVIKGFIARYPEVSLHMHQGTPMQISEMAADGTADFAIATEALELFSDLVMMPVYRWNRCILVPKDHELCQLSKLTLEDVAKFPIVTYVFGFTGRSKLDEAFLEKGLSPKVVFTAADADVIKTYVRLGLGIGIVADMAAIEDEDSDLVALDASELFESSITKIGFRKGIFLRGFMYEFIQQFAPHLTRELVEQASHASSRAEVDELFSHIELPVY; this is translated from the coding sequence ATGAAGCTGCAGCAGTTGCGTTATATCTGGGAAGTGGCCCATCACGACCTCAATGTTTCTGCCACGGCACAGAGCCTGTACACCTCTCAGCCTGGAATCAGTAAACAGATCCGGTTACTGGAGGACGAGCTGGGGGTTGAGATTTTTGCCCGCAGCGGCAAGCACCTGACACGGGTCACCCCCGCGGGTGAAGCCATCCTGAAAACTGCCGGCGAAATCATGCGCAAGGTGGAAAATATCAAGCAGGTGGCGCAGGAGTTCAGTAACGACAAGCGCGGCAGTCTCGCCATCGCCACCACCCACACTCAGGCTCGGTACGCCTTGCCACCGGTAATCAAAGGGTTTATCGCCCGTTACCCCGAAGTCTCCCTGCATATGCATCAGGGGACACCGATGCAGATCTCCGAGATGGCTGCCGACGGCACCGCCGATTTCGCCATTGCCACTGAGGCTCTGGAGCTGTTCAGCGACCTGGTGATGATGCCGGTTTACCGCTGGAATCGCTGCATTCTGGTCCCCAAAGACCACGAGCTTTGCCAGCTTTCCAAGTTGACTCTGGAAGATGTGGCCAAGTTTCCCATTGTCACTTATGTGTTCGGGTTTACCGGGCGCTCCAAGCTGGATGAAGCCTTTCTGGAAAAGGGATTGTCCCCGAAAGTGGTGTTTACTGCTGCGGATGCTGACGTGATAAAAACCTACGTCCGCCTCGGTCTTGGTATCGGGATTGTGGCAGACATGGCCGCAATTGAAGACGAAGACAGCGATCTGGTAGCGCTCGATGCCAGCGAGCTTTTCGAGTCCAGCATTACCAAAATCGGCTTCCGCAAGGGAATTTTCCTGCGTGGATTCATGTACGAATTCATTCAGCAGTTTGCACCGCATCTAACCCGGGAGTTGGTGGAGCAGGCATCGCACGCTTCCTCCCGTGCGGAAGTCGACGAGCTGTTTTCACACATTGAGCTGCCAGTCTATTAG
- the pabB gene encoding aminodeoxychorismate synthase component I, whose amino-acid sequence MQIISLPYSPNTAQAMCAVLDLPMPVWLDSGVPASNRGRFDIISADPLNQLTLGAGTTAPFAAVDDLLCELAPQEIDSQLPFSGGAIGFAGYELGHRGNFLPSDKRTTPLPAGFFGLYSWAFIADHHLRNSHLVIHPATPQAQVRDLSARFKAIDWTQPATAETFSLSSRFRHEFTAEQYQAQVQRILNYIRAGDIYQANFTQRFTAEFEGDSLGAYLALRKVAAGPFSAYLSVPGGQILSLSPERFIHADGDQLQTEPIKGTAPRGKTRQADRDYAEALSQSVKDRAENLMIVDLLRNDFGKVCRRGSVRVPELFALQSFANVHHLVSTVTGQLPDEQEFTDVLAACFPGGSITGAPKRRAMEIIRELELSPRGIYCGSIGYISTCGRADTNIAIRTLTASDGRLQCAAGGGIVADSNPAAEHRECLQKVGLLLETLESEFLAAIDKKHQAR is encoded by the coding sequence GTGCAAATAATCTCACTGCCCTACTCCCCCAACACCGCGCAGGCAATGTGTGCAGTCCTGGATCTGCCAATGCCTGTGTGGCTGGACTCTGGCGTGCCGGCATCGAATCGCGGGCGATTCGATATCATCAGTGCAGACCCGCTCAATCAGCTGACATTGGGTGCAGGCACAACGGCGCCTTTCGCCGCGGTAGATGACCTTTTGTGCGAATTGGCCCCCCAGGAAATTGACAGCCAACTCCCGTTTAGTGGCGGCGCGATCGGGTTCGCCGGTTACGAGCTGGGACACCGTGGCAACTTCCTACCATCAGACAAGCGCACAACACCGCTGCCGGCCGGATTCTTTGGCCTGTATAGCTGGGCATTTATCGCGGATCATCACTTGCGCAACAGTCATCTCGTCATACATCCGGCGACGCCTCAAGCGCAGGTTCGCGATCTGAGCGCGCGCTTCAAGGCCATTGACTGGACACAACCTGCAACCGCCGAGACATTCTCACTCAGCAGTCGGTTTCGCCACGAGTTCACCGCGGAACAGTATCAGGCGCAGGTCCAGCGGATTCTGAATTACATCCGCGCGGGTGATATTTACCAGGCTAACTTTACCCAGCGATTTACCGCAGAGTTTGAGGGCGATTCGTTAGGGGCGTATCTGGCGTTGCGCAAAGTGGCCGCAGGCCCTTTTTCTGCGTATCTCTCAGTGCCCGGCGGCCAGATACTCAGCCTCTCGCCGGAACGTTTTATCCATGCCGATGGTGACCAGCTGCAAACCGAGCCCATCAAAGGGACGGCACCCCGGGGTAAAACCCGGCAAGCGGATCGGGACTATGCCGAGGCGCTGTCGCAGAGCGTCAAGGATCGGGCAGAAAATCTGATGATTGTGGATCTGCTGCGCAATGATTTCGGCAAGGTGTGTCGGCGCGGTAGTGTCCGCGTGCCGGAGCTGTTCGCGCTACAGAGTTTTGCCAATGTGCACCATCTGGTAAGCACGGTGACCGGGCAACTGCCGGATGAGCAGGAGTTTACCGATGTGCTTGCAGCCTGCTTCCCCGGCGGCTCCATTACCGGCGCTCCCAAGCGTCGCGCGATGGAAATCATTCGCGAGCTCGAGCTGAGCCCTCGCGGCATCTATTGCGGCAGTATCGGCTACATCAGCACCTGTGGGCGAGCAGATACCAATATCGCCATCCGCACGCTGACCGCCAGTGACGGACGCTTACAGTGTGCAGCTGGCGGTGGGATAGTGGCGGATTCGAACCCTGCTGCCGAACATCGCGAGTGCCTGCAGAAAGTCGGCCTGTTACTGGAGACGCTGGAAAGCGAGTTTCTCGCTGCCATCGACAAAAAGCATCAGGCACGATAG
- the ppsR gene encoding posphoenolpyruvate synthetase regulatory kinase/phosphorylase PpsR: MTPDIDTNRRKRTAFFVSDGTGLTVEAIGHSLLAQFRGQSVEQVTLPYIDSDTKVTQVLRRIEAAAEESGLQPIIISSIVSDQIRRQLHQCSALMLDVFESYLAPLANLFGTDPAHTVGISHGIANDQRYSERIDAVHFAMDNDDGRRTREFERADVILVGVSRSGKTPTCLYLALQFGLRAANYPITEEDMDSTALPKILRPFQHKLFGLTIDPKRLMSIRQERRANSRYASPEQCEFEVRQVEQMLRRAQIPSLDATELSIEELATRLMSQAGIERKIS; encoded by the coding sequence ATGACCCCGGACATCGATACCAACCGTCGCAAGCGCACCGCTTTTTTTGTTTCCGACGGTACCGGCCTGACGGTAGAGGCCATCGGACACAGCCTGCTCGCACAGTTTCGGGGGCAATCCGTCGAGCAGGTTACCCTGCCCTACATCGATTCGGACACCAAGGTCACCCAGGTGCTCCGCCGTATCGAGGCGGCAGCCGAGGAGTCCGGCCTGCAGCCCATCATTATCTCCAGTATCGTCTCCGACCAGATTCGCCGGCAGTTGCACCAGTGTTCCGCGCTGATGCTGGACGTCTTTGAGAGTTATCTTGCACCGCTGGCCAACCTGTTTGGTACAGATCCCGCGCATACAGTGGGGATCTCCCACGGTATCGCCAATGACCAACGATATAGTGAGCGGATTGATGCCGTGCACTTCGCCATGGATAACGACGATGGGCGCCGCACCCGGGAGTTCGAGCGCGCGGATGTGATCCTGGTGGGTGTATCGCGCTCCGGCAAAACCCCAACATGCCTCTATCTGGCGCTGCAGTTCGGGCTCAGAGCGGCCAATTACCCGATCACGGAAGAGGATATGGACTCAACAGCACTGCCGAAAATTCTGCGCCCCTTCCAGCACAAACTGTTCGGACTCACGATTGACCCCAAGCGTTTGATGAGTATTCGTCAGGAACGACGCGCCAACAGTCGCTATGCGTCTCCGGAGCAATGCGAGTTTGAGGTGCGTCAGGTAGAACAGATGCTGCGCCGCGCCCAGATTCCCAGCCTTGACGCCACAGAGCTCTCCATTGAAGAGCTCGCTACACGACTGATGTCACAAGCCGGAATCGAGCGAAAAATCAGCTAG
- the ppsA gene encoding phosphoenolpyruvate synthase, with translation MTTYTLEFAKLGMADVDKVGGKNASLGEMISSLADAGVSVPGGFATTADAFREFLSSADLDTRIAERLKGLDVEDVTALAAAGQEIRQWLLDAPFPQQLEAEIRAGYDALGGGNTAVAVRSSATAEDLPDASFAGQQETFLNIRGIDAVLTAVKEVFASLYNDRAIAYRVHTGYADVGVALSAGIQHMVRSETGASGVMFTLDTESGFRDVIFVTAAYGLGETVVQGAVNPDEFYLYKPALEAGRPAILRRNRGSKAIKMVYDDSGDCGRSVKTVPVEEADRQRFALTDKELTNLAQQARKIEDHYQRPMDIEWAKDGDSGKLFIVQARPETVRSRDSGSSIERYKLHERGDVLCEGRAIGQRIGSGRVRVLESVEDMAKMQDGEVLVTDMTDPDWEPVLKKASAIVTNRGGRTCHAAIIARELGIPAVVGCGDATEKLTTGTPVTVTCAEGDAGFVMSGELDFERSLTEISDMPELPFKIMLNVGNPDRAFAFSNVPNQGVGLARLEFILNRMIGIHPRALLELDRLPEDLQQSIRNRIGGYASPEDFIVEKLVEGISTLAAAFAPNRTIVRLSDFKSNEYAHLVGGQMYEPSEENPMLGFRGAARYRSEDFRQCFALECRALKKVRDEMGLTNVEIMVPFVRTPDEARQVVELLEANGLKRGENGLKLIMMCELPSNALLADEFLQYFDGFSIGSNDLTQLTLGLDRDSGLVAELFDERDPAVKILLTHAIRACKKAGKYVGICGQGPSDHKDFAQWLMDEGIDSVSLNPDTAVDTWLYLANEQKEQPH, from the coding sequence TTGACCACTTACACACTCGAATTCGCCAAGCTCGGCATGGCGGATGTCGACAAGGTCGGCGGCAAAAACGCATCTCTCGGCGAGATGATTTCTTCCCTGGCGGATGCCGGTGTCAGCGTACCGGGCGGTTTCGCGACCACCGCAGACGCGTTTCGGGAGTTCCTCTCCAGCGCTGATCTGGACACCCGAATCGCCGAGCGCCTGAAAGGGCTCGACGTAGAGGACGTGACCGCCTTGGCCGCTGCCGGGCAGGAGATCCGCCAGTGGCTGCTGGATGCGCCGTTCCCGCAACAGCTGGAAGCGGAGATCCGCGCAGGCTATGACGCCCTCGGTGGCGGTAACACCGCCGTGGCTGTCCGTTCTTCTGCCACGGCAGAAGACCTGCCCGACGCCTCCTTTGCCGGCCAGCAGGAAACCTTCCTGAATATCCGCGGAATTGACGCGGTGCTGACGGCGGTGAAGGAGGTCTTCGCCTCCCTCTACAATGATCGCGCGATTGCCTACCGGGTACACACCGGGTACGCAGATGTAGGCGTAGCGTTGTCCGCGGGCATCCAGCACATGGTGCGCAGCGAAACCGGTGCTTCCGGGGTGATGTTCACCCTCGACACCGAAAGCGGATTCCGCGACGTGATCTTCGTGACTGCCGCCTATGGCCTTGGCGAGACCGTTGTTCAAGGTGCGGTGAACCCGGACGAATTTTATCTCTACAAGCCGGCTCTGGAAGCCGGGCGACCGGCAATTCTGCGCCGCAATCGCGGCAGCAAAGCCATCAAGATGGTCTATGACGACAGTGGCGACTGCGGCCGCTCGGTCAAAACTGTGCCTGTAGAGGAAGCTGACCGACAGCGTTTCGCGCTGACCGACAAAGAGCTTACCAACCTGGCCCAGCAAGCGCGCAAGATCGAAGATCACTACCAGCGCCCGATGGATATTGAATGGGCCAAAGATGGCGACAGTGGCAAGCTGTTTATCGTACAGGCGCGTCCGGAGACTGTCCGCTCCCGCGATAGTGGCAGCAGTATCGAGCGCTACAAGCTGCACGAGCGCGGAGACGTGCTGTGTGAAGGCCGCGCCATTGGCCAGCGTATTGGCTCTGGCCGCGTGCGGGTGCTGGAGTCTGTGGAAGACATGGCCAAAATGCAGGACGGGGAAGTACTGGTCACAGATATGACCGACCCGGATTGGGAGCCGGTGCTGAAAAAAGCCAGCGCCATCGTGACCAACCGCGGTGGCCGTACCTGTCATGCGGCCATTATTGCCCGTGAGCTGGGTATTCCTGCGGTCGTGGGTTGTGGTGATGCTACAGAGAAGCTGACCACCGGGACACCGGTTACCGTGACCTGTGCCGAGGGGGATGCCGGGTTTGTCATGTCCGGTGAACTGGATTTTGAGCGCTCCCTGACCGAGATCAGTGATATGCCCGAGCTGCCGTTCAAGATTATGCTCAATGTGGGTAATCCGGATCGTGCTTTCGCTTTCAGCAATGTACCCAACCAGGGCGTTGGCCTTGCGCGTCTCGAGTTTATTCTCAATCGCATGATCGGCATCCACCCCAGAGCGCTACTGGAGCTGGATCGCCTGCCGGAAGACCTGCAGCAGAGCATCCGCAACCGTATCGGCGGCTACGCATCCCCTGAAGACTTTATCGTTGAAAAACTGGTAGAAGGCATTTCCACGCTGGCCGCGGCGTTCGCACCCAACCGCACCATCGTGCGTCTGTCAGATTTTAAATCCAACGAGTACGCACACCTGGTGGGTGGGCAGATGTATGAGCCCAGTGAAGAAAACCCGATGCTGGGTTTCCGCGGGGCCGCCCGCTATCGCTCCGAAGATTTCCGCCAGTGCTTCGCGCTCGAGTGCCGTGCATTGAAGAAAGTCCGCGATGAAATGGGGCTGACCAACGTTGAAATCATGGTGCCGTTTGTTCGCACCCCGGACGAAGCCCGTCAGGTGGTGGAACTGCTGGAGGCCAATGGTCTCAAACGCGGTGAAAATGGCCTGAAACTGATCATGATGTGCGAATTGCCCTCGAATGCCCTGTTGGCAGACGAGTTCCTACAGTACTTCGACGGCTTCTCAATCGGCTCCAACGACCTGACTCAGCTTACTCTGGGGCTGGACCGGGATTCCGGCCTGGTGGCAGAGCTGTTTGATGAACGGGATCCGGCAGTCAAGATCCTGCTTACCCATGCGATCCGCGCATGTAAAAAAGCGGGCAAGTATGTGGGTATCTGTGGCCAGGGGCCTTCCGACCACAAGGACTTTGCACAGTGGCTGATGGACGAGGGGATCGACAGCGTCTCTCTCAACCCGGATACAGCGGTAGATACCTGGCTGTATCTGGCCAATGAACAGAAAGAGCAGCCTCACTGA